The Natronoglycomyces albus genome has a segment encoding these proteins:
- a CDS encoding MFS transporter, translating into MSDVNLATGHTAGRREWMGLALLILPSMLLFMMLTILFLAAPHMAADLHPSSTQLLWILDIYGFLMAGFLVAMGVLGDKVGRRMLLMAGAAVFGLVSVLAAFTNDPSMMILWRAVLGIAAAAQMPATLGLIFAMFNDVKQRGVAIGLWAAGISAGVALGPLLSGVLLELFSWRSTFLVAVPVMALVFIAAPLLLPEHRDPNAGKLDVMSAAILLATLLPAIYGVKRLAGDGSVAIAAAAIAMGVAFGIWFVARQLRLPAPLLDVRLFANPTVSGALSVFILSAAALGGVYFLLTQHLQLVMGLSPLQTGLAILPAALLLIVVAVSSPMLARRVRPGNVIATGLAVQVIGYLLLTQVNSTSGLPLVLAGFIILYPAVAPSMALTTDLVVGSVKPEKAGAASGLATTANDLGISLGVAVVGSIGVAAYRSEIADTLPSETPAQVRAAAEDSLDGAIAGAGQVSADISVSLLEAARAAFASGLNVASAVAAGIAVVASIIAATRLRHIPPTGSVAREETELTSAPGNQNS; encoded by the coding sequence ATGTCTGATGTGAATCTGGCGACCGGCCACACAGCGGGGCGACGTGAATGGATGGGGCTCGCTCTACTGATACTTCCCTCGATGCTCCTGTTCATGATGCTCACGATCCTGTTTCTGGCCGCACCCCATATGGCCGCAGACCTGCACCCGAGCAGCACCCAGTTGCTGTGGATTCTCGACATTTACGGGTTTCTCATGGCTGGCTTCCTAGTCGCCATGGGCGTACTGGGCGACAAAGTGGGGCGACGGATGCTGCTCATGGCGGGGGCGGCGGTGTTCGGACTGGTGTCAGTCCTCGCCGCCTTCACCAACGACCCGTCGATGATGATCCTGTGGCGGGCCGTGCTCGGTATTGCCGCCGCAGCCCAAATGCCCGCGACCCTCGGGCTGATCTTCGCTATGTTCAATGACGTCAAGCAGCGCGGTGTCGCCATCGGGCTTTGGGCGGCGGGTATTTCGGCCGGAGTTGCACTCGGGCCATTGCTCAGCGGCGTATTGCTGGAGTTGTTTTCATGGCGCTCGACGTTCCTGGTGGCCGTTCCAGTAATGGCGCTGGTCTTTATCGCCGCGCCGCTGTTGCTGCCTGAACATAGGGATCCGAACGCGGGAAAACTTGACGTTATGAGCGCCGCAATTTTGCTGGCGACTTTGCTACCCGCAATCTATGGCGTTAAACGCCTAGCTGGGGACGGTTCGGTAGCGATAGCTGCTGCGGCGATCGCCATGGGGGTGGCCTTCGGGATTTGGTTCGTGGCCCGCCAGCTGCGGCTGCCAGCGCCCTTGCTGGATGTGCGACTGTTCGCCAACCCCACCGTTAGCGGGGCCCTGAGTGTGTTCATCCTGTCGGCGGCAGCCCTGGGAGGGGTCTATTTCCTGCTCACACAGCACTTGCAGCTTGTTATGGGCTTGTCGCCGCTTCAGACTGGGCTGGCGATATTGCCAGCGGCGCTTCTGCTCATCGTGGTGGCGGTGTCTTCGCCCATGCTGGCGCGGCGAGTCCGGCCCGGAAATGTGATCGCTACGGGCTTGGCCGTCCAAGTCATTGGCTATCTGTTGTTGACGCAAGTGAACAGCACCTCTGGGCTGCCGCTGGTTCTAGCAGGCTTCATCATTCTCTATCCGGCCGTGGCCCCGTCGATGGCATTGACGACTGATCTTGTGGTCGGATCAGTGAAGCCAGAGAAGGCAGGCGCTGCTTCTGGCCTCGCCACAACCGCGAACGACCTAGGCATTTCGTTGGGTGTCGCCGTCGTGGGCAGCATAGGTGTCGCGGCCTATCGCTCCGAGATAGCCGACACGCTTCCCTCTGAGACGCCGGCCCAAGTGCGGGCCGCAGCGGAAGACAGCCTCGACGGTGCCATCGCCGGGGCTGGGCAAGTGTCGGCAGACATCAGCGTCTCGCTGCTGGAAGCAGCTCGGGCCGCCTTTGCTAGTGGTCTTAATGTGGCCTCGGCGGTGGCCGCTGGTATCGCCGTCGTGGCATCGATCATCGCTGCCACGCGCTTGCGGCATATCCCCCCGACGGGGAGTGTGGCACGAGAGGAAACTGAACTCACTTCGGCACCTGGCAACCAGAATTCTTAG